In Streptomyces sp. SN-593, a single genomic region encodes these proteins:
- a CDS encoding HPr family phosphocarrier protein, with protein sequence MAERHVNVGWAEGLHARPASIFVRAAMAAGVPVTIARAGGAPVNAGSMLAVLGLGAQGGEEVVLASEADGAEVALDRLAKLVAEGLDELPETV encoded by the coding sequence ATGGCTGAGCGGCACGTCAACGTCGGCTGGGCGGAGGGGCTGCACGCCCGCCCCGCATCCATCTTCGTCCGCGCGGCCATGGCCGCCGGGGTGCCGGTGACCATCGCCCGGGCCGGGGGCGCCCCGGTCAACGCCGGGTCGATGCTCGCCGTGCTCGGTCTCGGCGCGCAGGGCGGCGAGGAGGTCGTGCTCGCCTCGGAGGCGGACGGGGCCGAGGTGGCGCTGGACCGGCTGGCGAAGCTGGTCGCCGAGGGCCTGGACGAGTTGCCCGAGACGGTCTGA
- a CDS encoding DNA gyrase/topoisomerase IV subunit A — protein MARRTTKSPPPDDDFEERILDIDVVDEMKGSYLEYAYSVIYARALPDARDGMKPVHRRIVYQMNEMGLRPERGFVKCARVVGEVMGKLHPHGDASIYDAMVRMAQPFSQRLPLVDGHGNFGSLDDLPAAMRYTEARMSGPAQLMVESIDEDTVDFAPNYDGQEQEPEVLPAAYPNLLVNGSSGIAVGMATNMPPHNLGEVVAAARHLIRYPNADLDALMRHVPGPDLPTGGRIIGLSGVRDAYETGRGTFKIRATVSVEDVTPRRKGLVVTELPFTVGPEKVIAKIKDMVGAKKLQGIADVKDLTDREHGLRLVIEIKNGFNPEAVLEQLYKLTPMEDSFGINNVALVDGQPLTLGLKELLEVYVDHRFTVVRRRCEFRRTKRRDRLHLVDGLLVALVDIDEVISIIRSSENAAQAKERLMDRFGLSDIQTQYILDTPLRRLTRFDRIELEAERDRLNEEIAELTRILESDAELRKLVSSELAAVAKKYGTERRTALLESAGAPATAVPLEVADDPCRVLLSSTGLVARTPVGEPPSDTSGKRAKHDVVVSAVATSARSDVGVVTSTGRLLRLTVIDLPMLPDTAGPPSLAGGAPLSEFLALDDGERALCLTTLDESSPGLALGTAQGVVKRVVPDYPSNKDDLEVITLKEGDAIVGAVELRTGEEDLVFITDDAQLLRYPAAQVRPQGRPAGGMAGIKLADGARVISFTAVDPAVEAVVFTVARSEGTLDGPGEGTAKLTPFDQYPRKGRATGGVRCQRFLRGENGLLLAWAGPAPARAATSAGAPAELPPKDPRRDGSGVPLAKPVAVIAGPA, from the coding sequence ATGGCCCGCCGCACGACGAAGAGCCCGCCTCCGGACGACGACTTCGAGGAGCGCATCCTCGACATCGACGTCGTGGACGAGATGAAGGGCTCCTACCTTGAGTACGCCTACTCGGTGATCTACGCCCGCGCGCTGCCCGACGCCCGTGACGGCATGAAGCCGGTGCACCGCCGCATCGTCTACCAGATGAACGAGATGGGCCTGCGCCCCGAGCGGGGCTTCGTCAAGTGCGCCCGCGTGGTCGGCGAGGTGATGGGCAAGCTGCACCCGCACGGCGACGCGTCGATCTACGACGCGATGGTCCGGATGGCGCAGCCCTTCTCGCAGCGGCTGCCGCTGGTCGACGGGCACGGGAACTTCGGCTCGCTCGACGACCTGCCGGCCGCGATGCGCTACACCGAGGCCCGCATGTCGGGCCCGGCGCAGCTCATGGTCGAGTCGATCGACGAGGACACCGTCGACTTCGCGCCCAACTACGACGGCCAGGAGCAGGAGCCCGAGGTCCTGCCGGCCGCCTACCCGAACCTGCTGGTCAACGGCTCGTCCGGGATCGCGGTCGGGATGGCGACGAACATGCCGCCGCACAACCTGGGCGAGGTCGTCGCGGCCGCCCGGCACCTGATCCGGTACCCGAACGCGGACCTCGACGCGCTGATGCGCCACGTCCCGGGGCCCGACCTGCCCACCGGCGGCCGGATCATCGGACTGTCCGGTGTCCGCGACGCGTACGAGACCGGCCGCGGCACCTTCAAGATCCGCGCCACCGTCTCGGTGGAGGACGTCACCCCGCGCCGCAAGGGCCTGGTCGTCACCGAACTGCCCTTCACCGTCGGGCCCGAGAAGGTCATCGCCAAGATCAAGGACATGGTCGGTGCCAAGAAGCTCCAGGGCATCGCCGACGTCAAGGACCTCACCGACCGCGAGCACGGCCTTCGGCTGGTCATCGAGATCAAGAACGGCTTCAACCCCGAGGCCGTGCTCGAACAGCTCTACAAGCTGACGCCGATGGAGGACTCCTTCGGCATCAACAACGTGGCCCTGGTGGACGGCCAGCCGCTCACCCTCGGCCTCAAGGAGCTGCTGGAGGTCTACGTCGACCACCGCTTCACGGTGGTCAGGCGGCGCTGCGAGTTCCGGCGCACCAAGCGCCGTGACCGGCTGCACCTGGTGGACGGCCTGCTCGTGGCGCTCGTCGACATCGACGAGGTCATCTCCATCATCCGGTCCAGCGAGAACGCGGCGCAGGCCAAGGAACGCCTGATGGACCGGTTCGGCCTGTCGGACATCCAGACGCAGTACATCCTCGACACCCCGCTGCGCCGGCTGACCCGCTTCGACCGGATCGAGCTGGAGGCCGAGCGCGACCGGCTCAACGAGGAGATCGCCGAGCTGACCCGCATCCTGGAGTCGGACGCGGAACTGCGCAAGCTGGTGTCCTCCGAACTCGCCGCCGTCGCGAAGAAGTACGGCACCGAGCGGCGTACCGCGCTGCTGGAGTCGGCGGGCGCCCCGGCCACCGCGGTGCCCCTGGAGGTCGCCGACGACCCGTGCCGGGTGCTGCTCTCCTCGACCGGGCTGGTGGCGCGCACCCCGGTGGGCGAGCCGCCCTCCGACACCTCGGGCAAGCGGGCCAAGCACGACGTGGTCGTGTCCGCGGTGGCGACCAGCGCCCGCTCCGACGTCGGCGTGGTGACCTCGACCGGCCGGCTGCTGCGGCTGACCGTCATCGACCTGCCGATGCTGCCGGACACCGCGGGCCCGCCCTCGCTCGCCGGCGGCGCCCCGCTGTCGGAGTTCCTGGCGCTCGACGACGGGGAGCGGGCGCTGTGCCTGACCACGCTCGACGAGTCCTCGCCCGGGCTGGCGCTCGGCACCGCGCAGGGCGTGGTCAAGCGGGTCGTGCCGGACTACCCGTCCAACAAGGACGACCTGGAGGTCATCACCCTCAAGGAGGGCGACGCGATCGTGGGCGCGGTGGAGCTGCGCACCGGTGAGGAGGACCTGGTCTTCATCACCGACGACGCCCAACTCCTGCGCTACCCGGCCGCCCAGGTCCGTCCGCAGGGCCGCCCGGCCGGCGGTATGGCGGGCATCAAGCTCGCCGACGGCGCCCGGGTGATCTCCTTCACCGCGGTGGACCCGGCCGTGGAGGCGGTGGTCTTCACCGTGGCCCGTTCCGAGGGCACGCTCGACGGCCCGGGCGAGGGCACCGCGAAGCTGACACCGTTCGACCAGTACCCGCGGAAGGGGCGGGCCACCGGCGGGGTGCGCTGCCAGCGGTTCCTGCGCGGGGAGAACGGCCTGCTGCTGGCCTGGGCGGGTCCCGCACCGGCCCGCGCGGCCACCTCGGCGGGCGCGCCCGCCGAACTCCCGCCGAAGGACCCGCGCCGCGACGGCTCCGGTGTCCCGCTGGCCAAGCCGGTCGCGGTGATCGCGGGCCCGGCGTAG
- a CDS encoding DUF5998 family protein, with protein sequence MAKTGTTTQGLRTAIERSGYYPALVAEAVEAAVGREPVTSYLVHQETTFDANEVRRHVTVLVLTGSRFIVSHTDEQAADDTSPSPYATTSTESVKIGRISSVVVSRVVANPESYTPGTAGTPGTLPREVVLTIGWGAVSRIDLEPAACGDPNCEADHGYTGSSTVDDLSLRVSEAGDGPDTVRQALAFAQALSEATAATD encoded by the coding sequence ATGGCGAAGACCGGTACGACGACGCAGGGACTGCGCACGGCCATCGAGCGCAGCGGCTACTACCCGGCCCTGGTGGCCGAGGCCGTCGAGGCGGCCGTGGGCCGCGAGCCGGTCACGTCGTACCTGGTCCACCAGGAGACCACCTTCGACGCCAACGAGGTGCGGCGGCACGTGACGGTGCTGGTGCTCACCGGCAGCCGGTTCATCGTCAGCCACACCGACGAGCAGGCGGCCGACGACACCTCGCCGAGCCCGTACGCGACCACGTCGACCGAATCGGTGAAGATCGGCCGGATCTCCTCGGTGGTGGTCAGCCGGGTGGTGGCCAACCCCGAGTCCTACACGCCGGGCACCGCCGGCACTCCGGGCACCCTGCCGCGCGAGGTCGTGCTCACCATCGGATGGGGCGCCGTCTCCCGGATCGACCTGGAACCGGCCGCCTGCGGGGACCCCAACTGCGAGGCCGACCACGGGTACACCGGCTCCTCGACCGTCGACGACCTCTCGCTGCGGGTCAGCGAGGCCGGCGACGGCCCCGACACCGTCCGGCAGGCCCTCGCCTTCGCGCAGGCCCTCTCCGAGGCGACAGCGGCCACGGACTGA
- a CDS encoding GNAT family N-acetyltransferase: MSEQPYPVHWEADVVLRDGGIARIRPIGPEDAGRLVDFYEQVSDESKYYRFFAPYPRLSDRDVHRFTHHDYDDRVGLAATVGGEFIATVRYDRTDEYGRAVSGPAGTRAEVAFLVQDAHQGRGVASALLEHIAAVARERGILHFTAEVLPANRKMVKVFTDAGYTQQRSFTDGVVHLDLDLEPTDESVRVMRAREHRAEARSVQRLLRPESVAVVGTGRRPGGLGRTLLRNIAAGGFTGRLYAVNHAFPAGGTDLGGVPGHRSVREIAESGASVDLAVVAVPAERVPEAVADCGAAGVRGLVVVSAGYSEAGPEGRARQRELVRQARSHGMRVIGPNAFGVLNTAPDARLNASLSPDMPRRGRLGLFTQSGSIGIALLSGLHRRGLGPSTFVSAGNRADVSGNDLLQFWQDDPDTGAVLMYLESFGNPRKFTRLARRTAAEKPVVVVKGALHSGAVPPGHEVPVTRIPDSTVSALFRQAGVMRVDTVTELLDAGLFLALQPLPAGNRVAILGNSESLGLLTYDSALTAGLRPAAPVDLTTTAGPDDFAAALTTALADPGSDAVVVTAIPRVGTDLLTADPSDPGDAAAPAVPSDPEAGDDPALAAALRAAAAGADKPVVVVHLALDAMADRLGAPVPEPGEDRAPTRGPGEAGPPPPGPGTSGPGTSGPPPVPDGSAAPVPDAAGTPAARVPAARAAEARIPAYRAPDRAVGSLAEATAYAAWRASVAEPGRVPDLDGIDEAGATEDVRRLLPPGTPPGEGVTLTEADTAALLGRYGVQVRLARPAPDPDAAARAAAALGYPVALKTTAPHLRHRADLGGVRLDLADEDDLRRAYGELTARLGGPAELRPVVQAMAPRGVDTVVRAGVDPAAGAVLSFGLAGAPSELLGDIAHRLVPATDRDAAELVRSLKSAPMLFGWRGAEPVDTAALEELLLRVSMLADDLPEVVAVDLEPVVVAPRGLSVLGARVRLATPPARTDLGPRALTTY; encoded by the coding sequence ATGAGCGAGCAGCCGTACCCCGTCCACTGGGAGGCCGACGTCGTGCTGCGCGACGGCGGCATCGCCCGGATCCGGCCGATCGGCCCGGAGGACGCCGGACGGCTGGTGGACTTCTACGAGCAGGTCTCCGACGAGTCGAAGTACTACCGGTTCTTCGCGCCCTACCCGCGCCTGTCCGACCGGGACGTGCACCGCTTCACCCACCACGACTACGACGACCGGGTCGGCCTCGCGGCCACCGTCGGGGGCGAGTTCATCGCCACCGTCCGCTACGACCGCACCGACGAGTACGGGCGGGCGGTGTCGGGGCCGGCGGGCACCCGCGCCGAGGTCGCCTTCCTCGTCCAGGACGCGCACCAGGGCCGCGGCGTCGCCTCCGCGCTGCTCGAACACATCGCGGCCGTCGCCCGCGAGCGCGGCATCCTGCACTTCACCGCCGAAGTCCTGCCCGCCAACCGCAAGATGGTCAAGGTCTTCACCGACGCCGGCTACACCCAGCAGCGCAGCTTCACCGACGGCGTCGTCCACCTCGACCTCGACCTCGAACCCACCGACGAGTCCGTGCGTGTGATGCGCGCCCGCGAACACCGCGCCGAGGCGCGCTCCGTCCAGCGGCTGCTGCGCCCGGAGTCCGTCGCGGTGGTCGGCACCGGCCGCCGGCCCGGCGGCCTCGGCCGCACGCTGCTGCGCAACATCGCCGCCGGCGGCTTCACCGGCCGCCTCTACGCGGTCAACCACGCCTTCCCCGCCGGCGGCACCGACCTCGGCGGCGTGCCCGGCCACCGCTCGGTCCGGGAGATCGCGGAAAGCGGCGCGAGCGTCGATCTCGCGGTGGTGGCGGTGCCCGCCGAACGGGTGCCCGAGGCCGTCGCCGACTGCGGCGCCGCCGGGGTGCGCGGCCTCGTCGTGGTCAGTGCCGGCTACTCCGAGGCCGGCCCCGAGGGCCGGGCCCGCCAGCGCGAACTGGTCCGGCAGGCCCGCTCCCACGGCATGCGGGTGATCGGCCCGAACGCGTTCGGGGTCCTCAACACCGCGCCCGACGCCCGGCTGAACGCGTCGCTGTCCCCCGACATGCCGCGCCGCGGCCGGCTCGGCCTGTTCACCCAGTCCGGCTCCATCGGCATCGCCCTGCTCTCCGGGCTGCACCGCCGGGGCCTGGGCCCGTCCACCTTCGTGTCGGCGGGCAACCGGGCGGACGTCTCCGGCAACGACCTGCTCCAGTTCTGGCAGGACGACCCGGACACCGGCGCGGTGCTGATGTACCTGGAGTCCTTCGGCAACCCCCGCAAGTTCACCCGGCTCGCCCGCCGCACGGCGGCCGAGAAGCCCGTCGTGGTGGTGAAGGGCGCCCTGCACTCCGGCGCGGTGCCCCCCGGCCACGAGGTGCCCGTCACCCGCATCCCCGACTCCACGGTGTCCGCGCTCTTCCGGCAGGCCGGGGTGATGCGGGTCGACACCGTCACGGAACTGCTCGACGCCGGGTTGTTCCTCGCCCTCCAGCCGCTGCCCGCCGGCAACCGCGTCGCCATCCTCGGCAACTCCGAGTCCCTGGGCCTGCTCACCTACGACTCGGCGCTCACCGCGGGGCTGCGCCCCGCCGCGCCGGTCGACCTCACCACCACCGCCGGCCCGGACGACTTCGCGGCCGCCCTCACCACCGCGCTGGCCGACCCCGGCAGCGACGCGGTGGTGGTCACGGCCATCCCCAGGGTCGGCACCGACCTGCTCACCGCCGACCCGAGCGACCCGGGCGACGCGGCCGCCCCCGCCGTCCCGTCCGACCCCGAGGCCGGCGACGACCCCGCCCTCGCCGCCGCCCTGCGGGCCGCCGCCGCCGGCGCGGACAAGCCCGTGGTGGTGGTCCACCTCGCCCTCGACGCCATGGCCGACCGGCTCGGCGCGCCCGTACCGGAACCCGGGGAGGACAGGGCACCGACGCGCGGACCCGGGGAGGCCGGGCCGCCACCGCCCGGGCCGGGCACGTCCGGGCCGGGCACGTCCGGGCCGCCGCCCGTGCCCGACGGGTCCGCGGCGCCCGTGCCCGATGCGGCCGGCACACCCGCCGCCCGTGTCCCCGCCGCCCGCGCCGCCGAGGCCCGTATCCCCGCCTACCGCGCGCCGGACCGCGCGGTCGGCTCGCTCGCCGAGGCCACCGCCTACGCCGCGTGGCGCGCGAGCGTCGCGGAACCCGGCCGGGTCCCGGACCTGGACGGGATCGACGAGGCCGGCGCGACCGAGGACGTGCGCCGGCTGCTGCCGCCGGGAACACCGCCCGGCGAGGGCGTCACCCTCACCGAGGCCGACACCGCGGCCCTGCTCGGCCGCTACGGCGTCCAGGTCCGCCTGGCCCGGCCCGCGCCCGACCCGGACGCCGCCGCCCGGGCCGCCGCCGCGCTCGGCTACCCGGTGGCGCTGAAGACCACCGCGCCCCACCTGCGCCACCGCGCCGACCTCGGCGGCGTGCGGCTCGACCTCGCCGACGAGGACGACCTGCGGCGGGCCTACGGCGAGCTGACCGCGCGGCTCGGCGGGCCCGCCGAACTGCGCCCGGTGGTCCAGGCGATGGCCCCGCGCGGGGTGGACACGGTGGTGCGGGCCGGGGTGGACCCGGCGGCGGGCGCGGTGCTCTCCTTCGGGCTGGCCGGCGCGCCCTCCGAACTCCTCGGCGACATAGCGCACCGGCTCGTCCCGGCCACGGACCGCGACGCCGCGGAGCTGGTGCGCTCCCTCAAGTCCGCGCCGATGCTCTTCGGCTGGCGCGGCGCCGAGCCGGTCGACACCGCCGCGCTGGAGGAACTGCTGCTGCGGGTGTCGATGCTCGCCGACGACCTTCCGGAGGTGGTCGCCGTCGACCTGGAGCCCGTGGTGGTCGCGCCGCGCGGTCTGAGCGTGCTCGGCGCGCGGGTCCGGCTGGCCACCCCGCCGGCCCGCACCGACCTGGGCCCGCGCGCGCTGACGACGTACTGA
- a CDS encoding M16 family metallopeptidase, producing the protein MSATADTMTFHPQPQAGEPKPWAFPAPQRGTLANGLTLLTSHRPGQQVVAVEVLLAAPLAAEPEGLDGVGTIMARALSEGTDQHSAEEFAAELERCGATLDAHADHPGVRVSLEVPASRLDKALDLLAEALRSPAFPDDEIKRLVANRLDEIPHELANPGRRAAMALSKELFPAEARHSRPRQGTEETVRRIDADAVRAFYTAHVRPATATAVVVGDLTGIELPVLLESTLGRWTGTKAEPAARPAIVADDTARVVIVDRPGSVQTQLLIGRTGPDRQDPVWAAQVLGTYCLGGTLTSRLDRVLREEKGYTYGVRAFGQVLLSSADGTGAALLAVSGSVATEVTGPALADAWRVIRELGEGGLTDTERDVAVQNLVGVAPLRYETAAAVASTFADQVEQELPDDFQAALYARLTETGTVEATAAVVSAFPLDRLVVILVGDAAAIADPVRELGIGPVSVVS; encoded by the coding sequence ATGAGCGCCACCGCCGACACCATGACGTTCCACCCGCAGCCGCAGGCCGGCGAGCCGAAGCCGTGGGCGTTCCCCGCGCCCCAGCGCGGCACCCTGGCCAACGGCCTGACCCTGCTCACCAGCCACCGCCCCGGCCAGCAGGTGGTCGCGGTCGAGGTGCTGCTCGCCGCTCCGCTGGCCGCCGAGCCCGAGGGCCTCGACGGTGTGGGCACCATCATGGCCAGGGCGCTGTCGGAGGGTACCGACCAGCACTCCGCCGAGGAGTTCGCCGCCGAGTTGGAGCGCTGCGGCGCGACGCTCGACGCGCACGCGGACCACCCGGGGGTGCGGGTCTCCCTCGAGGTGCCCGCGTCCCGGCTGGACAAGGCGCTCGACCTGCTCGCCGAGGCGCTGCGGTCCCCGGCCTTCCCGGACGACGAGATCAAGCGGCTGGTCGCCAACCGGCTCGACGAGATCCCGCACGAGCTGGCGAACCCCGGCCGCCGGGCCGCGATGGCGCTGTCGAAGGAACTGTTCCCGGCCGAGGCGCGCCACTCGCGGCCCCGCCAGGGCACCGAGGAGACGGTGCGGCGGATCGACGCGGACGCCGTGCGCGCCTTCTACACCGCGCACGTCCGGCCCGCCACGGCCACCGCCGTGGTGGTCGGCGACCTGACCGGGATCGAGCTGCCCGTGCTGCTGGAGAGCACGCTGGGCCGCTGGACGGGCACCAAGGCCGAGCCCGCGGCCCGCCCGGCGATCGTGGCCGACGACACCGCGCGCGTGGTGATCGTGGACCGGCCCGGCTCGGTGCAGACCCAGTTGCTGATCGGCCGGACCGGCCCGGACCGGCAGGACCCGGTGTGGGCGGCGCAGGTGCTGGGCACCTACTGCCTCGGCGGCACCCTCACCTCCCGGCTGGACCGGGTGCTGCGCGAGGAGAAGGGCTACACCTACGGGGTGCGCGCCTTCGGCCAGGTGCTGCTCTCCTCCGCCGACGGCACCGGCGCCGCGCTGCTGGCCGTCAGCGGCTCGGTCGCCACCGAGGTGACCGGCCCGGCCCTGGCCGACGCCTGGCGGGTGATCCGCGAACTGGGCGAGGGCGGGCTGACCGACACCGAGCGCGACGTCGCGGTGCAGAACCTCGTCGGGGTGGCCCCGCTGCGCTACGAGACCGCCGCCGCGGTGGCGAGCACCTTCGCCGACCAGGTCGAGCAGGAGCTGCCCGACGACTTCCAGGCCGCGCTGTACGCCCGGCTCACCGAGACCGGCACGGTGGAGGCGACGGCCGCGGTCGTCAGCGCCTTCCCGCTGGACCGCCTCGTGGTGATCCTGGTCGGCGACGCGGCCGCGATCGCGGACCCGGTGCGGGAACTGGGGATCGGCCCGGTGTCCGTCGTCTCCTGA
- a CDS encoding alkaline phosphatase family protein, producing the protein MGGPLPDAYDPEPLDLRTAPVPAYGTGALCDVIPAAVAGFDVPGMPRTGLVLEPADRVCVFLVDGLGWELILRHPEEAPFLTSLLGTSTGGSGRPLTAGFPSTTATSLASVGTGLAPGAHGLAGYTTLNPGTGELMNQLRWQPWTAPHTWQPHPTVFRLADAAGIATCQVSSPTFAQTPLTKVALSGGAFHGRLSGEDRMDLAADRLAAADRALVYTYYSELDAMGHRHGVDSDAWRGQLAMVDRLAQRLAEQLPPRSALYVTADHGMIDVPFDEESRIDFDEDWELRAGVAVLGGEGRARHVYAVPGAAADVLAVWREVLGDRMWVAGRAEAVAAGWFGPDCEPRVLGRIGDVVAAARDDVAIVAGRTEPGESRMVGLHGSMTPVEQLVPLLEVRS; encoded by the coding sequence ATGGGCGGACCGCTTCCCGACGCCTACGACCCCGAGCCGCTCGACCTGCGCACCGCACCGGTCCCCGCCTACGGCACCGGTGCGCTGTGCGACGTGATCCCGGCCGCGGTCGCCGGGTTCGACGTCCCCGGCATGCCCCGCACCGGCCTGGTCCTCGAACCGGCCGACCGGGTCTGCGTGTTCCTGGTGGACGGGCTCGGCTGGGAGCTGATCCTGCGCCATCCCGAGGAGGCGCCCTTCCTCACGTCGCTGCTGGGCACCTCCACCGGCGGCAGCGGACGCCCGCTCACCGCCGGCTTCCCGTCCACCACCGCGACCTCGCTCGCCTCCGTGGGCACCGGCCTGGCGCCGGGCGCGCACGGCCTGGCCGGGTACACGACGCTCAACCCCGGCACCGGCGAGCTGATGAACCAGTTGCGCTGGCAGCCGTGGACCGCGCCGCACACCTGGCAGCCGCACCCGACGGTCTTCCGGCTCGCCGACGCCGCCGGGATCGCCACCTGCCAGGTCTCCTCACCGACCTTCGCCCAGACCCCGCTGACCAAGGTCGCGCTGTCCGGCGGCGCCTTCCACGGGCGGCTGTCCGGCGAGGACCGGATGGACCTGGCCGCCGACCGGCTCGCGGCCGCCGACCGCGCGCTGGTCTACACGTACTACAGCGAGCTGGACGCCATGGGCCACCGGCACGGCGTCGACTCCGACGCATGGCGCGGGCAGTTGGCGATGGTCGACCGGCTGGCGCAGCGCCTCGCCGAGCAACTGCCGCCGCGCAGCGCCCTGTACGTCACCGCGGACCACGGCATGATCGACGTCCCGTTCGACGAGGAGTCGAGGATCGACTTCGACGAGGACTGGGAACTGCGCGCGGGGGTCGCGGTGCTGGGCGGCGAGGGCCGGGCCCGGCACGTGTACGCGGTGCCCGGAGCCGCGGCCGACGTGCTCGCGGTGTGGCGCGAGGTGCTCGGCGACAGGATGTGGGTGGCCGGCCGCGCGGAGGCGGTGGCCGCCGGCTGGTTCGGGCCGGACTGCGAGCCACGGGTGCTGGGGCGGATCGGCGACGTGGTGGCCGCGGCCCGGGACGACGTGGCGATCGTGGCGGGCCGCACCGAGCCGGGGGAGTCGAGGATGGTCGGGCTGCACGGCTCCATGACCCCCGTCGAGCAACTGGTCCCGCTGCTCGAAGTACGCTCCTGA
- a CDS encoding GntR family transcriptional regulator — protein sequence MNGAGGTDRRISAQVVCTAIRDDIVGGFFPPGSRLTEELLAQRYGVSRVPVREALRTLESEGFVRTRRHAGASVAEPTEQEAADLLELRGLLEPLGAARAAQRRGESHLKVLRGLVRLGQERAVQGQLSDLPALGGWFHETLAQASGSPTLAALLTQLRYKIAWVYAGDSTDRAALAWEEHAAIVDAVARGDAERARRLAALHVEHASSVRTLKRAVHAGRRRA from the coding sequence GTGAACGGCGCGGGGGGCACCGATCGGCGTATCTCCGCCCAGGTGGTGTGTACGGCGATCCGCGACGACATCGTGGGCGGCTTCTTCCCGCCCGGCAGCCGGCTGACCGAGGAGCTGCTCGCGCAGCGGTACGGGGTGTCGCGGGTGCCGGTGCGCGAGGCGCTGCGCACCCTGGAGTCCGAGGGCTTCGTCCGCACCCGCCGGCACGCCGGCGCCTCGGTGGCCGAGCCCACCGAGCAGGAGGCCGCGGACCTGTTGGAGCTGCGCGGCCTGTTGGAGCCGCTGGGCGCCGCCCGGGCCGCGCAGCGTCGGGGCGAGTCCCACCTCAAGGTGCTGCGCGGCCTGGTCCGGCTGGGTCAGGAGCGCGCGGTGCAGGGGCAGTTGTCGGACCTGCCGGCGCTCGGCGGCTGGTTCCACGAGACGCTGGCGCAGGCGTCCGGCAGCCCCACGCTGGCCGCCCTGCTCACCCAGCTCCGGTACAAGATCGCCTGGGTGTACGCCGGGGACAGCACCGACCGGGCCGCGCTCGCGTGGGAGGAGCACGCGGCGATCGTGGACGCGGTGGCTCGCGGCGACGCCGAACGCGCCCGCCGGCTGGCCGCGCTGCATGTGGAGCACGCCTCCTCGGTGAGGACCCTGAAACGCGCCGTACACGCGGGACGCCGCCGCGCTTAA
- a CDS encoding M16 family metallopeptidase: MGHTATPEAHSSGLTATEHRLANGLRVVLSEDHLTPVAAVCLWYDVGSRHEVKGRTGLAHLFEHLMFQGSASVKGNGHFELVQGAGGSLNGTTSFERTNYFETMPAHQLELALWLEADRMGSLLTALDQESLDNQRDVVKNERRQRYDNVPYGTAFERLSALAFPDGHPYHHTPIGSMADLDAASLEDARAFFRTYYAPGNAVLSVVGDIDPAQTLKWIEKYFGTIPAHDGKPEPRDGSLPDVVGEGVREVIEEDVPSRALMAVYRLPHDGTRESDAADLALTVLGGGESSRLHNRLVRRDRSAVTAGFGLLRLAGAPSLGWLDVKASSGVELPAIEAAVDEELARLAEHGPTPEEMERAQAQLEREWLDRLATVAGRADELCRYAVLFGDPQLALTAVQRVLDVTAEEVRTVAAARLRPDNRAVLVYEPTGGAGAQQDDQDEQGEGAEA, translated from the coding sequence ATGGGTCACACGGCCACGCCGGAGGCACACTCCAGCGGCCTGACAGCCACCGAGCACCGCCTGGCGAACGGCCTGCGAGTGGTGCTCTCCGAGGACCACCTCACCCCGGTCGCCGCGGTATGCCTCTGGTACGACGTCGGTTCGCGCCACGAGGTCAAGGGCCGTACCGGTCTCGCCCACCTCTTCGAGCACCTGATGTTCCAGGGCTCGGCCAGCGTCAAGGGGAACGGGCACTTCGAGCTCGTCCAGGGCGCGGGCGGTTCGCTCAACGGCACCACCAGCTTCGAGCGCACCAACTACTTCGAGACCATGCCGGCCCACCAGCTCGAACTGGCCCTGTGGCTGGAGGCCGACCGCATGGGCAGCCTGCTGACCGCGCTGGACCAGGAGAGCCTGGACAACCAGCGGGACGTGGTGAAGAACGAGCGCCGCCAGCGTTACGACAACGTGCCCTACGGCACCGCGTTCGAACGCCTCAGCGCGCTCGCCTTCCCGGACGGCCACCCCTACCACCACACCCCGATCGGCTCGATGGCCGACCTCGACGCGGCCTCGCTGGAGGACGCCCGCGCCTTCTTCCGCACGTACTACGCGCCCGGAAACGCGGTGCTGTCCGTGGTCGGCGACATCGACCCGGCGCAGACCCTCAAGTGGATCGAGAAGTACTTCGGCACCATCCCGGCCCACGACGGCAAGCCGGAGCCGCGCGACGGCTCGCTGCCCGACGTGGTCGGCGAGGGCGTGCGCGAGGTGATCGAGGAGGACGTCCCCTCCCGTGCCCTGATGGCCGTCTACCGGCTGCCGCACGACGGCACCCGTGAGAGTGACGCTGCCGACCTGGCGTTGACGGTCCTGGGCGGCGGCGAGTCCTCCCGGCTGCACAACCGGCTGGTGCGGCGCGACCGTTCCGCCGTGACCGCCGGGTTCGGCCTGCTGCGGCTGGCCGGGGCGCCCTCGCTCGGCTGGCTGGACGTCAAGGCGTCCAGCGGCGTGGAACTGCCCGCCATCGAGGCGGCCGTGGACGAGGAGCTGGCCCGCCTCGCCGAGCACGGCCCCACGCCCGAGGAGATGGAGCGCGCGCAGGCGCAACTGGAGCGCGAGTGGCTGGACCGGCTCGCCACGGTGGCCGGCCGCGCCGACGAACTGTGCCGGTACGCGGTGCTGTTCGGCGACCCGCAGCTCGCCCTCACCGCGGTGCAGCGGGTGCTGGACGTGACGGCCGAGGAGGTCAGGACGGTCGCCGCGGCGCGGCTGCGCCCCGACAACCGGGCCGTCCTCGTCTACGAGCCCACCGGGGGCGCCGGCGCACAGCAGGACGACCAGGACGAGCAGGGAGAGGGTGCCGAGGCATGA